The Pseudomonas sp. PDM14 genomic interval GGGTCAACAGCGCCTTCGCCAGAGTTGTCGCCGCCTTTGGACGAGCAACCAACAGCAACGGCCAGAGCCAGGCTCAGAGCGGCAAATTTGCCAAATTTCAGCATTTCCATGATGTAACTCCTAATGAAACCCCAGGTGTGTTTAACGCAAAACGTGTTGGTACCGCATCAGTTCAGGTAGGGAGACCAGGACGGTTCCCGAACATCGCCTTGGGCGGTGGGAATCGGGAGCCTGACACGTCCATTGGTGGAGACGAGCATCAGCACGCCCCGGCCCTGCTGGCGGGTGGCGTAGATTAGCATGGCGCCATTGGGCGCAACAGTAGGCGAGTCGTCCAGACTGGTCTCCGAAAGAATCCGAATACGACTGGTCATCAGGTCCTGCGCCGCCACCTTGAAGTTGGTGAAACCATCCTGACGGTGGATCATCACCAGGGTCTTCTCATCGGCGGAAAGTTTCGGGTTGGCGTTGTAGTTCCCGGTGAAGGTCACACGCTCAACGGCACCCGAAGCGATGTTCTGCTTGTAGACCTGCGGCTTGCCGGCGCGATCAGAGGTGAAGTAGATGGTCTGCCCATCCTTGCCCCAGAAGGGTTCGGTGTCGATGGCGTAGTGATTGGTTACGCGCTGCAGCTGACGGGTACCCAGGTTCATCACGTAGATTTCCGGGTTACCGTCCTTGGACAGCACGAATGCCAGGCGACTGCCGTCCGGAGAGAATGCCGGGGCACCATTGAGGCCTTCGAAGTTGGTGATCTGCTCACGGCGACCAGTATCGATGTGCTGGATGAAGATGCGCGGACGACGCTGCTCGAACGATACATAGGCGATGCGACGGGCATCCGGTGCGTAGCGCGGCGAGAGGATCGGCTCGCGCGACTGCAGCAAGGTCACCGCACGCGCGCCGTCATAGTCGGAGCGTTGCAGGGTGTAACGGGTGTTGCTGGCAGAGAAACGCTCGGCTGTCACGTAGAGCATCTTGGTGGAGAACGCGCCCTTCACACCGGTGAGCTTCTCGAATGCCTGGTCGGCCACATGGTGCGCCATGTCGCGCAGTTGATCGGGGGTGCCGCCCACATTGCCGGCCACCACTTGCTGCTCGGTCGCCACGTTGAACAGGGCGAACTGCACCTGCAGGCGACCACCGTTCGGCACGATGCTGCCAACCATCACGTACTGGGCGCCCAGGGCCTTCCAGTCGCGGTAGATGATTTCGCTGGCCTGGGTCGGCAGGCTGATCATGTTTTGCCGCGGGATCGGCTCGTACATACCGGTGTTGCGCAGATCGTTGCCGATGATCTCGGCCATGTCTTCCGGCAGCACATTGCCACCCTGCCAACCGAACGGGACCACGGCGATCGGAATCGCGCGGTTGGAGCCTTCCGTGATGGAAATGTTCTTGTCCTCGGCCAGGGCAAGGCCTGTCGAGCAGCAGAGAACGAGCAGAAGTCCTCTCAGAATAGTGATCACAGGTCCAGATCCTCGGGCGTGAATGTCATTTTGAATGACCGGTAAGGGGCAAAATCGCTTGGGCTGATGCCTTGCATTTCGGTAATACGACCCACGTTGCGCACAGCGGTTACCGCCGAGCTATCGAACGCGGAATCGCCACTGGAGTTCAACACGGATGCGTTGGTGATGGTGCCATCGGGCAGCATGTTCACCTGCACAACCACTCGCATACCATTGCGCGCCGAAGGTGGGCGGCTCCAGTTTTGCGAGACCAGCTGACGAATCAGGTCATCGTAGTTGCCCGCCACCTGATCACCCACCTCATCCGCCAGCGCCTGCTGACGTTCGGTGGTATCGGAAAGCAGTTCGGCCAGGGCCGCGGCCTTCTTGTCGGCAGCCGCCTTGCGCGCAGCTTCCTGAGCTTTTTTCTTCTGCTCCGCAGCAGCGGCCTTCTTCTTGGCCTCTTCTGCAGCTTTTTTCTTCGCGGCTTCGGCAGCTTTCTTCTTGGCTTCCTCAGCGGCTTTCTTCTTCTCGTCCTCGGCCTTTTTCTTGGCGACGTCGGCGAGCTTCTTCTGTTCGGCGGCCTTTTCAGCAGCTTCGGCCTTCTTCGCCTCGGCCTCGGACTGCTTCTTCGCCACCTCAGCCTGTTTGGCCTCCTCGGCTTTCTTTTGTTCCGCGGCTTCCTGCTTCTGCTGTTCTTCCTTCTTCGCCTCGAGCTGTTCCTGCTCGTACTGGCGGGCAGCGGTTTTCTTCGCTTCGCCGGCAATCTTCTGATTGGTCTGGGTGGTCGCCTGGCTCTGTGACTTCAGCTGATACAGGGTCGCCTGCACGATCGGCTTGGCCGGCGGCAATTCGGGCGCGAAATGAAAGCTGACGAACAACATGGCGAACATCAGGGCGTGCAGGCCCACTGCCCAGATGGTTGGCCAGAAGTAGCTTTCCGAGGAGGAGCGTGCGCTCTGTTGCATCAAGGCGCCTCGGTGATCAGCCCGACGTTACCCACGCCAGCCTGCTGCAGACCACCCATCACGGCCATGACCGAGCCGTAATCGACTGACTTGTCGCCGCGCACGAAGACCTGGACCTTCTTACCCTGAGCCGCGTTCTGGCTCATGATCGCGGTCACCGTCTGCACCAGTTTGGGCAACTCGGTAGCGGTCTCGCTCTGTTTCCCCTGGTCCGGGTCCACTTCCTCACCCATGTTCCAGTAGTAGGTCTTGTCGGCCTTGATGGAGACGGTCAGCACGCGGGAATTGTTGTCCTGCGGCAGCGCCTCGCTGGACACCTTGGGCAGGTCGACCTTGACGCCCTGGTTGAGCATCGGCGCGGTCACCATGAAGATCACCAGCAACACCAGCATGACGTCGATGTACGGCACGACGTTCATCTCGGCGACTGGCTTGCGTCTGTTGCGAATTCTGGCCATGAGCTGAGCCTCAGTCTTCCGAGGTATGCACTTTGCGGTGCAGGATCGCCTGGAATTCGTCAGCGAAGGTGTAGTAGCGGCCAATCAGCATCTCGCCGCGAGCGGCGAAGCGGTTGTAGGCGATGACCGCCGGGATCGCAGCGAACAGGCCGATGGCGGTGGCGATCAGTGCCTCGGCGATACCCGGAGCCACAGTGGCCAGGGTGGCCTGCTGCACCTGCGCCAGACCGCGGAAGGAGTTCATGATCCCCCACACGGTGCCGAACAGGCCGATGTACGGACTGGTCGAGCCGACGGTAGCGAGGAATGGCAGGCTCTGCTCGAGCTTCTCTTCCTCACGCGAGATGGCCACACGCATGGCACGCGCCACGCCGTCCATCACCGCATCCGGGTCCACACCCGATTGCTGGCGCAGGCGCGAGAACTCCTTGAAGCCGGCACGGAAGATCTGCTCCACGCCACAGTCCGGGTCCGGGTTGCTGCCGGCCTGACGGTACAGTTTGGACAGATCGATACCCGACCAGAAGCGCTCCTCGAAGACATCGAGCGATTTCTTGGCGGCACGCAGCATGGTGCTGCGCTGGAAGATCATGATCCACGAGGTGACCGAGGCGGCCACCAGAATGAGCATGACCAGCTGCACCACGATACTGGCGTTGCTGATCAGGCTCCACATGGACATATGGTCAACGGCGTTGGCTTCCACGCTTACTCTCCTGCAGGGGGTAGACCCGCTATACCAGCGAAGGCTGCACGCAGCGCTCCGGGCATGGCACGGGGTTTCAAACTGTCGGTGCCGACACAGGCCACCACGAACTGCCCTTCACAGAGCAGCACCTCATCCGCGACCCGCCTTACCTGTTGACGAAAGCGCAGGCTGGCACGGTTCAATTCGATTACATCGGCAGTGATCGACAATTCGTCGTCCAGCTTCGCCGGTGCGTGATAACGCGCTTCGGCCGAGTGTACGACGAACAACAGGCCCTCATCGGCCAGGGCCGACTGGGCAAAGCCCAAATCACGCAGCCGCTCGGTACGAGCCCGCTCCATGAATTTGAGGTAATTGACGTAGTAGACGATACCGCCGGCATCGGTGTCTTCGTAATAAACCCGACAGCGATGGGCAAAAGGCCGAGCCTCGTTTTGCGCGCGCATACTCTAGTGCTTACTCCCAGCCTTGCCAATCGGCCAAAGCCCTTGTTTTTTTAACTAATCATCTCCGCCGGCGAACAGGTCGGCGACCGGTGCGTCAACCATGCGCTTCGGCACGTTCAGGCCGAAATGCAGGTAGGCATGCCGTGTCACCACCCGCCCCCGCGGCGTGCGCATGATGTAGCCCTGCTGGATCAGGTACGGCTCCAGCACATCCTCGATGGTATGCCGCTCTTCGCTGATGGCCGCGGCCAGGCTGTCGATGCCCACGGGACCACCATCGAACTTGTCGATCAGGGTCAGGAGCAGACGCCGGTCCTGGTGATCCAGGCCACGTTCGTCGACATCCAGCAGGTTGAGCGCCAGGTCGGCGGCCGAACGACTGATCTCGCCATTGCCGCGCACTTCGGCGAAGTCACGTACGCGCCGCAGCAGACGGTTGGCGATCCGCGGCGTGCCACGCGCCCGGCGGGCGATCTCATAGGCGCCTTCGGCTTCGATGGTCAGCCCGAGAATGCCGGCCGAGCGCGACACGATGGTTGCGAGGTCGGCAGTGTTGTAGAACTCCAGACGCTGGACGATACCGAAGCGGTCGCGCAGCGGATTGGTCAGCATGCCCGCGCGCGTGGTCGCGCCCACCAGGGTGAACGGTGGCAGGTCGAGCTTGATCGAGCGCGCGGCAGGGCCCTCGCCAATCATGATGTCGAGCTGGAAGTCTTCCATCGCCGGGTACAGCACTTCCTCGACGATGGGTGAAAGGCGGTGAATCTCGTCGACGAACAGCACATCACCCGGCTCGAGGTTGGTCAGCAGCGCGGCGAGATCGCCAGGGCGCTCCAGTACCGGGCCCGAGGTGCTCTTGATGGCCACGCCCATTTCCTGGGCGATGATGTTGGCCAGGGTGGTCTTGCCCAGACCGGGCGGGCCGAAGATCAGCGTGTGGTCGAGCGCTTCCTGGCGCCCGCGAGCGGCCTGGATGAACAGCTCCATCTGCTCGCGAACGCTGGGCTGGCCAATGTACTCGGCCAGTTTCAACGGGCGAATGGCGCGGTCCTGCTGCTCGTCGCGGTCGCGCGTGCTGGCAGTTATCAGACGGTCAGCTTCGATCACCTAGACCATTCCCTTCAGCGCACGGCGGATCAACTCTTCACTGCTCAAGCCTTCCTCCTGGACTGCGGCCACGGCCTTGCTGGCCTCCTGCGGCTTGAAGCCGAGGGAAATCAATGCGCTTACCGCGTCATTCTCCGCGCTTGAGACTGCCAGGCCGGCACGGGGTTCAACCACAAGCGTGGCGATGGACGGCATGCTCTCCCAAGCCTTGAAGCGATCCTTGAGTTCGACCAGCAGGCGCTCGGCGGTTTTCTTGCCGACGCCGGGAACCTTGACCAGGGTCGAGGTATCGCCGGCCTGCACGCAGCGCACCAGCTCGTCGACCTCCAGCCCGGACATCAGCGCCAGGGCCAGCTTGGGACCGACGCCGTTGAGGCGAATCAGCTCGCGAAACAGCTCGCGCTCGCGCTTCTCGGCAAAGCCGTACAGAAGATGAGCGTCTTCACGAACCACCAGATGAGTGTGCAAGGTCACCGGCTCACCCAGCGGCGGCAGGCGATAGAGGGTGGTCATCGGCACTTCCAGCTCGTAGCCAATACCGCCGACGTCGACGATCAAATGCGGCGGCTGCTTTTCCGCCAGGGTGCCTTTCAGGCGTCCGATCACGATTGGGCTTCCTTAATCTTCACAGGCGCAGCCGGCCGCCGCGGCGTTTGGCGGCGACCAGGCCATGGGGAATCAGGCTCTGTCGATGATGGGCATGGCACAGGGCGATGGCCAGGGCGTCGGAGGCGTCGATCTGCGGTTTTTGCACCAGCTTGAGCAAGTGCATCACCATCATCATCACCTGCTGCTTGTCCGCACCACCGGTGCCGGCAATGGCCTGCTTGACCTGGCTGGCGGTGTATTCGGAGACATCCAGCCCCTCCTCCACCCCGGCGACGATCGCCGCACCACGGGCCTGGCCGAGCTTGAGCGCCGAGTCGGCGTTTTTCGCCATGAACACCTGTTCGATGCCCATGGTCACCGGCCCGTGACTGCGGATCACCTCGCGCACGCCGCGGTAGACCGCCTGCAGGCGCTCCGGCAAAGAGCCACTGCCCGTGCGGATGCAGCCCGAGGCGACATACTCGCAACCACGGCCGACATCACGCACCACGCCGTAACCGGTGATCCGCGAGCCGGGGTCGATGCCCAAAATCAGCGTCATGCCTGCCTTCCGTTCGAAGCGGCGCCCGCGAGGGCGACATACTGTCTATTTATCCAGGCGCGAGTATAGAGCGGGCAGACCCACGGCGTCACCCGCCGCTCACCAACAAAAAAGCCGGAAGCCTGCGGGCGCTGCAGACCCGACGACTTCCGGCCCATTCGCCCGGATGCGATCAGTCGAGCTGCTCCATGATCTCATCGGGAATTTCGGCGTTGTGGTAGACGTTCTGCACGTCGTCCAGGTCTTCGAGCATGTCGATCAGCTTGAGGACCTTCTTCGCGGTCTCCAGGTCGCTGACCGGTGCGCTGATCGAAGGGATCATGGCGATTTCCGCCTCCTCGCCCTTGAAGCCGGCAGTCGTCAGGGCCTCATTGACCGCCAGGAAATCGGCAAAGCTGGTGGAGACCAGGGCAGAGCCGTCCTCGCCCATTTCCACGTCATCGGCACCGGCCTCCAGCGCCGCTTCCATCAGCGCATCCTCGCTCACACCCGGAGCGAAGCTGATCTGCCCCTTGCGGTCGAACATGTACGCCACCGAACCATCGGTGCCAAGGTTGCCACCGCACTTGGTGAAGGCATGGCGCACTTCCGCCGCGGTGCGGTTGCGGTTGTCGGTCATGGCTTCGACGATGATGGCCACGCCACTCGGCGCGTAGCCTTCATAGCTCAGCTCGATGACGTTGTCGGCGGCATCGTTGCCGGCGCCGCGGGCGATGGCACGGTCGATCACGTCACGCGACATGTTGGCGGTCAGCGCCTTGTCCACGGCCAGGCGCAAGCGCGGGTTGTCCGCCGGAACGCCACCACCGTGCTTGGCAGCCACGGTCAGCTCGCGGATCAGCTTGGTGAAGATCTTGCCGCGCTTGGCGTCCTGACGCCCTTTGCGGTGCTTGATGTTGGCCCACTTGGAATGACCGGCCATAACTCACTCCGTGTTTTTCTACTGAAGGTTGCGGCGGTGCGGGAGTTCGAGCCTCTCCGTCCACGCCACAATGAAAGAAGCCTGGAAATCCAGGCTTCTTGTGTCGGCTTATTCGGCCTTGGGCTGCTCGCGCAGGCGAATGTGCAATTCGCGCAGCGCCTTGGCATCCACCTCGCCCGGTGCCTGGGTCATCACGTCCGCAGCGCTCTGGGTTTTCGGGAAGGCAATCACCTCACGAATCGAGCTGGCGCCAGTCATCAGCATGACCAGGCGATCCAGGCCGAAGGCCAGGCCACCATGGGGCGGCGCACCGAACTTCAGCGCGTCGAGGAGGAAGCCGAACTTCTCCTGCTGTTCGTCTTCGCTGATACCCAGCACGCGGAACACGGTCTGCTGCATCGACTTGTCGTGAATACGGATCGAGCCGCCGCCCAGCTCGGTACCGTTGAGCACCATGTCGTAGGCTCGCGACAACGCGGCCGCCGGATTGGCCTCCAGCTCGGCCGGGGTGCATTTCGGCGCGGTGAACGGGTGGTGCATGGCGGTCAGGCTGCCGTCGTCGTTCTCTTCGAACATCGGGAAGTCGACGACCCACAGCGGCGCCCACTGGCTGGTGAGCAGCTCCAGGTCATGGCCGATCTTGATGCGCAGCGCGCCCAGGGCATCGCAGACGATCTTGGTCTTGTCGGCGCCGAAGAACACGATGTCGCCGTCTACCGCACCCACGCGGTCGAGGATGACATTGAGATTGGCTTCCGGGATGTTCTTGACGATCGGCGACTGCAGGCCTTCGACACCCTTGGCGCGCTCGTTGACCTTGATGTAGGCCAGGCCCTTGGCACCGTAGTTGCCGACGAACTTGGTGTAGTCGTCGATCTTGCTGCGCGGCATGCTGCCGGCGCCCGGTACGCGCAGGGCGGCGATGCGGCACTTGGGATCGTTGGCCGGGCCGCTGAATACCTTGAAGTCGACGTCTTTCAGCTGATCGGCCACATCGACCAGTTCCAGCGGAATGCGCAGGTCCGGCTTGTCCGAACCGAAGCGACGCATGGCTTCGGCCAGGGTCATGTGCGGGAATTCACCGAACTCCAGGTCCAGCACTTCCTTGAACAGCTGGCGCACCATCTTCTCGGTGATGCCAATGATGTCGGCCTCGTCGAGGAAGCTGGTCTCGATGTCGATCTGGGTGAATTCCGGCTGACGGTCGGCCCGCAGATCTTCGTCGCGGAAGCACTTGGCGATCTGGTAGTAGCGATCGAAGCCAGCCACCATCAGCAGCTGCTTGAACAGCTGCGGCGACTGCGGCAGGGCGAAGAAGCTGCCGGGGTGGGTGCGGCTCGGCACCAGGTAGTCGCGGGCGCCTTCCGGGGTCGCACGGGTGAGGATCGGCGTCTCTACGTCGAGGAAGCCATTCTCGTCCAGATAGCGCCGGATGCTCGAGGTAATGCGCGAGCGCAGCTTGAGCTTCTCGGCCATCTCCGGGCGACGCAGGTCGATGAAGCGATAGCGCAGGCGGGTTTCTTCACCTACGTCGCTGTATTCGTTGAGCGGGAACGGCGGGGTTTCCGCTTCGTTGAGCACTTCCAGCTCGTAACCGAGCACTTCGATGGCACCGGAGGCCATGTTGGCGTTGCGCGCGCCTTCCGGGCGTACACGCACCTTGCCGACGATCTTGACCACGTACTCGCTGCGCACACGGTCAGCCTTGGCGAAGGTTTCGGCGCGATCCGGATCGAACACCACCTGGGCCAGACCTTCACGGTCACGGATGTCGAGGAAGATCACACCGCCATGGTCGCGACGGCGATGGACCCAACCGCAAAGGGTGACTTCCTGGCCGTCCAGGCTCTCGTTCAACTGGCCGCAATAGTGGCTGCGCATCATGATCGTGGTTCGCTTCTCTAATCAGTCTTGAATTCGTCGGGCCTGCCAGGCGGCAGGGCCGGGGCGGTCATCACAACACCCTGAAGTCGCTTTCACCGCCGAAAACCGAACGCTACAGCGGGCAGGACAAGCATTTTCTTCAATCGGATGCGCGGCAGGTCGCTCAATCGACCAGCGGTGCAGCAGGCAGGCGCACAGGCGCATCCGGGGCAAGGGGCGGGATTATATAGGGTTATTCGGCACGACGCAGCCGGTCGCCGTGCCGCATTCGCCGCGCCTTCTATACTGGTCAGTCCAGCCCACGCGGAGACCCGCCATGGCCATGCCCCGCCCCGCCGACCTTGCCAGCGACCTGCTGGATGACTTCCGCTTGGACATGGCGGAACAGCTACCACGCTGCGAGCAGCTGCTGATCGAACTGGAACACCAGCCCGAGGACACTACCCGCCTGCGCGCCCTGTTCCGCCAGGTGCATACACTCAAGGGCAACCTCGGCATCGTCGGCTTCCAGCGTCTGATGCCACTACCACAGGCGCTGGAGGATATTCTCAGCGCCCTGCGCGAAGGGCGGATGCGCTTCGACAGCGTGCTGGGCGACATCCTTCTGCTCTCGCTCGATCACTTTCGCGAACAGCTCGCCGAAGCCCTGGACAGCGCGCCAGCACGGCTCGACAACAACGCCCGTAACGCCCTCAGCCAGGCACTGCGCGCCCTGGCCGCCGCTCCCGGCGCGCGGCAAGCGGAGATCCGCCAGACACTGCTGCACCATCTGGATCCGGCAACACGCCTGGAGCCCGCCGCAATTGCTGCGCCCAACGACATCCAGCAACTGCTCGGCAGACACGGCATTCCTGTAGATGCCGACCTGCTGCTGTTCACCGAGCTGATGCAGGCCAGCGAACAACGCTCGCACTACTGGCAAGGCCGCGGACTGCGCTTGCTCAGCCTGGCGCTGGGCATGAATGCGATGGCAGGTAGTCCGATCAACCCGGCGCAGCTGGCCACCGCCGTTTGCCTGCATGATTTCGGCATGGCCTTTCTGCCACTGGACATCCTGCACAAGGATCAACACCTGACCCGCGAGGAGCGCAAACAGATGCAGGCCCACCCGCGCCTCGCCTTCGACCTGCTCAAGCGCATGCCGGCTTGGGATGAGGCCGGCGAGATCATCCTGCAACACCAGGAACATGCCGATGGCAGCGGCTACCCCAAAGGGCTCAGCGAGCGTGAAATCCATCCAGGCGCACTCATTCTCAACATCGTCGACACCTTCGATGCCCGCACCCACGAACGCGCTCATCAGACCCTGAGCAAGCGGCCACGCCTACGTGCCATTCTGGAAATCAACAACTTGGCAGGCACCCAGTTCAGTACGCACTGGGTCGAGCAGTTCAACCACCTGCTGCAGCAACGGCCGCAATTGGCGCACCTGTGAATGAGGCCGACAGCGCAGTGCGCAAGACCATTCCATAGAGAGTGGCCATCGGCTTCATTGACATAAAGCAAAACCACCCGCTCAAAACCCTGTGATAGGATTTTCCCATCACGGGGAGCGTCTACCCCGGCCACCGGAGAGGAGTAACAAGGTATGGAAATCAACATCGGCATCGCCGAGCAGGATCGTGCCGCCATCGCCGAAGGTCTTTCCCGTCTTCTGGCCGACACTTACACCCTTTACCTGAAAACCCACAATTTCCACTGGAACGTCACTGGCCCGATGTTCAACACCCTGCACCTTATGTTCGAAGCGCAGTACACCGAGTTGGCCCTGGCCGTCGACTCGATAGCCGAACGTATCCGCGCCCTGGGCTTCCCGGCTCCCGGCACCTACGCGGCCTACGCTCGACTTTCCTCGATCAAGGAAGAAGAAGGCGTACCTGCCGCTCAGGACATGATCAAGCTGCTGGTGCAGGGCCAAGAGGCCGTGGTGCGCACTGCTCGCGGCATATTCCCGCTGCTGGACAAGGTCAGTGACGAGCCGACTGCCGACCTGCTCACACAGCGCATGCAAGTGCACGAAAAAACTGCGTGGATGCTGCGCAGCCTGCTCGACGCCTGATACTCTTGGCGCACCCGAAAAGACCCGGCTAGACCGGGTCTTTTGCCAGGCGCGAGGCGCCTGACTACGCTACTACCTGCCTCCTCTTCCTTGTCACAGTGACGTGCATGAGCCATCCGCCGAAAGCCCCCTCCATCCTCGAGCTTTACCCGGAAGAGACCCGTGAGGCTGCGGCGCTGCTCAAACAAGCCGTTCCGCAGATGATGCGCCATGATATTCCGCCCAATCCCATCCACTACGCGCTGTGGTACACATACAGCAAGGGGACGGAGCCGGAGCTGAACCGTCGCCTGGAAAAGACCGTCGCCGACTTCGACTGTTTTCCCTCGGAAACCGCCTCCAAGCTGTTTCGCGACTACATCATCCGAGGCGAACTGGAAGAGGCCCGCCAGGGGCAGAAACAGGTCATCGAGCTGGTTGACGACATCGAAGGCGACATCTCGCGCAGCGTCGTGGGTGGGCAGAACTACCAGCTGAGCCTGAGCCAGGGCCTCGCCGCCCTGCAGGAACCGATCACCGAAGACCTGCCCAGCGTGCTCAACGATCTGCAACAGAGCACTCTGGAGATGCAGGAGCAGCAGGAGAAATTCCTCTACCGCATTCGCGCGGCGCAGAGCGAAATCCAGCACCTGCGCAGCCAGTTGGAGCGCGCGCACATCGCCGCTACCTTGGACAGCCTGACCAACGTCTTCAACCGCAACGCCTTTACCCGCTTACTGGAACAGGCATTGAGCACCGACACCAAAGGCGTTGCCCTGGTGATGCTCGACATCGACCACTTCAAGCAATTCAACGACCAGTACGGCCATCCACTGGGTGATCGGGTACTGCAACACGTCGGCCAGTTGCTGCGCGACCTGCTGCCACCGCGCGCCATGGCGGCACGCTACGGCGGTGAAGAGTTCTGCGTGATTCTGCGCGAATGCTTCGACCTGCACAGCGCCCATGCCTTCGCCGAGCAACTGCGCATCAAGATCCAGGCGCTACGGGTCAAGGTCCGCAGTACCGACAAGGTGCTGGACAGCATCACTGCCTCCTTCGGACTGGCCTTGGCACAGGCTGGTGATGACTTCGAAAGCCTGCTGACTCGCGCCGACGACGCCCTCTATCAAGCCAAGCGCAATGGCCG includes:
- a CDS encoding Dps family protein, translating into MEINIGIAEQDRAAIAEGLSRLLADTYTLYLKTHNFHWNVTGPMFNTLHLMFEAQYTELALAVDSIAERIRALGFPAPGTYAAYARLSSIKEEEGVPAAQDMIKLLVQGQEAVVRTARGIFPLLDKVSDEPTADLLTQRMQVHEKTAWMLRSLLDA
- a CDS encoding GGDEF domain-containing protein, translating into MSHPPKAPSILELYPEETREAAALLKQAVPQMMRHDIPPNPIHYALWYTYSKGTEPELNRRLEKTVADFDCFPSETASKLFRDYIIRGELEEARQGQKQVIELVDDIEGDISRSVVGGQNYQLSLSQGLAALQEPITEDLPSVLNDLQQSTLEMQEQQEKFLYRIRAAQSEIQHLRSQLERAHIAATLDSLTNVFNRNAFTRLLEQALSTDTKGVALVMLDIDHFKQFNDQYGHPLGDRVLQHVGQLLRDLLPPRAMAARYGGEEFCVILRECFDLHSAHAFAEQLRIKIQALRVKVRSTDKVLDSITASFGLALAQAGDDFESLLTRADDALYQAKRNGRNQIHPASPEEALSA
- a CDS encoding HD domain-containing phosphohydrolase; translation: MAMPRPADLASDLLDDFRLDMAEQLPRCEQLLIELEHQPEDTTRLRALFRQVHTLKGNLGIVGFQRLMPLPQALEDILSALREGRMRFDSVLGDILLLSLDHFREQLAEALDSAPARLDNNARNALSQALRALAAAPGARQAEIRQTLLHHLDPATRLEPAAIAAPNDIQQLLGRHGIPVDADLLLFTELMQASEQRSHYWQGRGLRLLSLALGMNAMAGSPINPAQLATAVCLHDFGMAFLPLDILHKDQHLTREERKQMQAHPRLAFDLLKRMPAWDEAGEIILQHQEHADGSGYPKGLSEREIHPGALILNIVDTFDARTHERAHQTLSKRPRLRAILEINNLAGTQFSTHWVEQFNHLLQQRPQLAHL